From one Thalassobaculum sp. OXR-137 genomic stretch:
- a CDS encoding LysR substrate-binding domain-containing protein, whose protein sequence is MTLEQLAIFIAVAEREHLSRGAESLGLTPSAASAAIKTLETTYDVHLFDRVGRRIELTRAGRVFLEEARHTLAAVNEAKGLLSELGGLRTGHLDIEASQTIANYWLPNRLMRFCERHPGITLGFRDGNTANVVQAVISGRAELGFIEGTVDEPALAAQPFLADELVIVMAQRAAAIAARTTLETLHHLTWVMRERGSGTRAEFEAALDRHGIDCATLPTAATLPTNEAVLGAVRGSSCAAALSKLVVSPFIAAGELVVLDIPLAPRQFTLLRHKERRLSAAALEFERICREPA, encoded by the coding sequence TTGACCCTCGAACAGCTCGCCATCTTCATCGCCGTCGCCGAGCGCGAACATTTGAGCCGGGGCGCGGAATCCCTCGGCCTGACCCCCTCGGCCGCCAGTGCGGCGATCAAGACGCTGGAGACCACCTACGATGTCCACCTGTTCGACCGGGTGGGCCGCCGCATCGAGCTGACGCGCGCCGGACGGGTGTTTCTGGAGGAGGCCCGCCACACCCTCGCCGCCGTCAACGAGGCCAAGGGGCTGCTGAGCGAGTTGGGCGGATTACGGACCGGGCATCTGGACATCGAAGCGAGCCAGACCATCGCCAATTACTGGCTGCCGAACCGGCTGATGCGCTTCTGCGAGCGCCATCCCGGCATCACCCTGGGATTCCGGGACGGCAACACCGCCAATGTCGTGCAGGCGGTGATCTCTGGCCGGGCCGAGCTGGGATTCATCGAGGGAACGGTGGACGAGCCGGCGCTGGCGGCACAGCCGTTCCTGGCGGACGAGTTGGTCATCGTGATGGCGCAACGGGCCGCCGCGATCGCCGCGCGGACCACGCTGGAAACGCTCCATCACCTGACCTGGGTCATGCGCGAGCGGGGATCGGGCACGCGGGCGGAGTTCGAGGCGGCGCTGGACCGCCATGGCATCGACTGCGCCACCCTGCCGACCGCCGCCACCCTGCCGACCAACGAGGCGGTCCTGGGTGCGGTGCGCGGCAGCTCCTGTGCCGCGGCCCTGTCGAAGCTGGTGGTATCGCCGTTCATCGCCGCCGGCGAGCTGGTGGTTCTGGATATTCCCCTGGCGCCGCGGCAGTTCACCCTGCTCCGCCACAAGGAGCGGCGGCTGTCGGCGGCGGCGCTGGAATTCGAGCGGATCTGCCGGGAACCGGCCTGA